One Oryza brachyantha chromosome 3, ObraRS2, whole genome shotgun sequence DNA segment encodes these proteins:
- the LOC102700222 gene encoding EVI5-like protein isoform X1: MRWLELPSGVVVDGGEVWRRDAYGFAVRPQHLQRFREYAKIYKEEEEERADRWKDFLDRLAESADDIATSISPSNEDALQGNINGGHLDGAENIENSNRSGIECNNEEEDAEKSDKPENLKEVDDINQSQEANGEADNFNDVSAHSGKLKEESSANSIESSSASEELKEASGHLQELLNEDGDSEGFKDSHGASEGLGQARSDNLEKLEELCLDKGLLDELKPIRVESEKRVRASISIIEKMMSSRVVKKSNTANGMCGKDETQLESIEEEEKTADKSCKGDPAEESSDPDKVEQAQDKESGDSTSAALEGAIDKSYFPWREELESLVRGGVPMALRGEMWQAFVGVGARKITGYYNKLLDEGTEELDEKNLEDQVLKEQTSAQKKLPQPEKWKGQIEKDLPRTFPGHPALDEDGRNALRRLLTAYARHNPSVGYCQAMNFFAGLFLLFMPEEHAFWALVGVIDEYFDGYYTEEMIESQVDQLVLEEVVRERFPKLAKHMDFLGVQVAWVTGPWFLSIFINMLPWESVLRVWDVILFEGNRTMLFRTTLALLDLYGPALVTTKDAGDAITLLQSLAGSTFDSSQLVLTACMGFQSVREIGLQDLRKKHRPDIISAMEERSKDRHSWKDKKGLATKLYSFKHDPSSLCPQVNSKEGPDGLQVNGEIQYLDSDSANVETYLTSSALDNELDQGLDLEDQVTWLKVELCKLLEEKRSAELRGEELETALMEMVKQDNRRMLSAKVEKLEAEVSELRKSFADKQEQEQAMLQILIRMEQEQKVAEDARISAERDAADKKYAAHLLQEKYDAAMAALQQMEKRAVMAETMLEATKQYQAGQFKASQSFSPPHAAQQPGKPNQDPNQDAPNRRLGLLSRGLGWLEKSKGKSSSTETSEG; encoded by the exons ATGCGGTGGTTGGAATTGCCTTCGGGCGTTGTGGTTGACGGTGGTGAGGTTTGGCGCAGGGACGCGTATGGATTCGCGGTTCGGCCGCAGCATTTGCAGCGTTTCCGCGAGTATGCCAAGATTTACAAG gaggaagaagaggagagagcggACAGATGGAAGGACTTCTTGGACAGGTTGGCTGAATCTGCAGATGACATCGCAACTAGCATTTCACCTTCCAATGAGGATGCTCTTCAGGGAAATATCAATGGAGGACACCTTGATGGAGCTGAAAACATAGAGAATAGCAATAGGAGTGGAATAGAATGCAACAATGAAGAAGAGGATGCAGAAAAGAGCGATAAACCGGAAAATTTGAAGGAAGTTGATGACATCAATCAATCCCAAGAAGCAAATGGTGAGGCAGACAATTTTAATGATGTATCTGCCCACTCAGGAAAACTGAAAGAGGAGAGTTCTGCTAACTCCATAGAATCAAGCAGTGCCTCAGAAGAACTGAAGGAGGCCAGTGGGCATTTACAAGAACTATTAAATGAGGACGGGGATTCTGAAGGATTCAAAGATTCTCACGGAGCATCGGAAGGTTTAGGTCAAGCAAGGAGCGATAACTTAGAAAAGTTAGAAGAGCTCTGTTTGGATAAGGGGTTGTTGGATGAACTGAAGCCCATAAGAGTTGAGTCTGAGAAGCGGGTGCGGGCATCAATCAGCATAATTGAGAAAATGATGAGCTCTCGAGTAGTGAAGAAAAGTAATACTGCAAATGGCATGTGTGGCAAGGATGAAACACAGCTTGAGTCAATTGAAGAGGAGGAAAAGACAGCAGATAAGAGTTGTAAAGGGGATCCGGCAGAGGAATCTTCTGATCCAGATAAGGTGGAGCAGGCACAGGACAAGGAATCAGGTGATTCTACAAGTGCTGCTCTGGAGGGAGCCATTGACAAGTCTTATTTTCCTTGGAGGGAGGAGCTCGAGAGCTTGGTTCGTGGAGGTGTGCCAATGGCTCTAAGAGGAGAG ATGTGGCAAGCATTTGTGGGCGTTGGTGCTCGTAAAATTACTGGGTACTACAACAAATTACTAGATGAAGGTACTGAGGAATTGGATGAAAAGAACCTTGAGGATCAAGTATTGAAAGAACAAACAAGTGCACAGAAAAAGCTCCCGCAGCCAGAGAAGTGGAAGGGACAGATAGAGAAG GATTTGCCTCGGACATTTCCAGGACACCCTGCACTAGACGAGGATGGGAGAAATGCATTGAGGCGGTTATTAACAGCATATGCAAGGCACAATCCATCAGTTGGATACTGCCAG GCCATGAACTTTTTTGCTGGCCTATTTTTGTTGTTCATGCCTGAAGAACATGCATTCTG GGCTCTGGTGGGGGTTATTGATGAGTATTTTGATGGTTATTACACTGAGGAAATGATTGAATCTCAG GTTGACCAGCTTGTTCTTGAGGAAGTTGTACGAGAAAGATTCCCAAAACTGG CAAAGCATATGGATTTTCTGGGAGTTCAGGTGGCATGGGTGACTGGACCATGGTTTCTTTCAATTTTCATCAATATGCTTCCATGGGAAAGTG TTCTCCGTGTTTGGGATGTGATCCTTTTCGAAGGAAATCGAACAATGTTGTTCCGGACAACGCTTGCTTTGCTTGACTTATATG GGCCAGCCCTGGTGACTACAAAAGATGCTGGAGATGCAATAACATTATTGCAGTCTCTTGCTGGCTCTACTTTTGATAGCAGTCAACTTGTGCTGACAGCTTGTATGGGTTTTCAGTCAGTCAGGGAAATTGGGCTGCAGGATTTGAGGAAAAAACACAGGCCTGATATTATATCTGCTATGGAGGAAAGATCAAAAGATCGCCATTCTTGGAAAGATAAGAAGGGTTTGGCAACTAAACTTTACAGCTTTAAGCATGACCCATCATCTCTATGCCCACAAGTTAATTCCAAAGAAGGGCCAGATGGTTTGCAAGTGAATGGGGAAATACAATATTTAGATTCTGACTCAGCAAATGTAGAAACCTACCTTACTAGTTCAGCTCTAGATAATGAATTGGACCAGGGCCTTGATCTTGAAGATCAG GTAACGTGGTTAAAAGTTGAGCTGTGCAAACTGCTTGAGGAGAAAAGATCAGCTGAACTCAG AGGCGAGGAGTTGGAAACTGCTTTGATGGAAATGGTCAAACAGGACAACAGACGTATGTTGAGTGCTAAG GTTGAGAAATTGGAGGCAGAAGTATCTGAGTTGCGGAAGTCTTTTGCAGACAAGCAAGAGCAAGAGCAAGCAATGCTCCAG ATTTTGATAAGAATGGAGCAGGAACAGAAAGTGGCAGAAGATGCCCGGATATCAGCTGAGAGAGATGCCGctgataaaaaatatgctgCTCACCTGCTCCAG GAGAAGTATGACGCAGCAATGGCAGCACTTCAGCAAATGGAGAAGAGAGCTGTAATGGCCGAAACTATGTTGGAGGCTACAAAGCAGTACCAGGCAGGGCAATTTAAGGCCAGCCAGTCTTTCAG TCCACCTCATGCTGCTCAGCAGCCTGGGAAACCAAATCAAGATCCTAATCAGGATGCACCTAACAGGAGATTGGGCTTGCTTTCTAGGGGACTTGGTTGGCTAGAGAAGAGCAAG ggaaAGTCTAGTTCCACTGAAACATCTGAAGGCTAA
- the LOC102712431 gene encoding serine/threonine-protein kinase PBL27: protein MGCCFSSEGGDESVKELAERSQITPNETAASASEMVVNLDPRHVEFISNHGLERLVQGKLFTYGELYAATGGFSDHLFLGEGGFGQVYKGMLDATGQEVAIKILNLQGNQGNKEFFTEITVLSKVHHANLVKLIGHCVDGDQRLLVYEYMPLGSLKSHLHDLSPDKKPLDWDTRIKILVGAAKGLQHLHVNADPPIINRDVKSENILLGEGYHPKLSDFGLAKLGPTGDDTHISTRVMGTLGYCAPDYLESGKLTVQSDIYSFGVVMLEVITGQKVIDDSRAKTERSIVEWAMPMINQKDFAKLADPVLNGQYHMRSLFRALIVAAMCIDRTANRRPDITLVVDALTQISESQSRRKRWSSRLQSTVASNASSAEPREDQGESS from the exons ATGGGGTGCTGCTTCTCGTCCGAGGGCGGGGACGAGAGCGTGAAGGAGCTGGCGGAGAGGTCCCAGATTACACCGAACGAGacggccgcctcggcctcgg AGATGGTTGTGAATTTAGATCCTAGGCATGTTGAGTTCATCTCAAACCATGGTCTGGAGAGGCTTGTTCAAGGCAAATTATTCACCTATGGGGAGCTGTATGCGGCGACAGGGGGCTTCAGTGACCATCTCTTTCTAGGAGAGGGCGGGTTCGGTCAGGTGTACAAGGGCATGCTGGATGCCACCGGCCAG GAAGTGGCTATAAAGATTCTTAATCTTCAAGGTAATCAAGGCAACAAGGAATTCTTCACTGAAATTACAGTGTTGAGTAAAGTACATCACGCAAATCTTGTCAAGCTTATTGGCCATTGTGTAGATGGTGATCAGAGGCTTTTAGTGTATGAATACATGCCATTGGGTTCCTTGAAAAGTCATCTCCATG ATCTTTCCCCTGATAAGAAGCCTCTTGACTGGGACACAAGGATAAAGATACTTGTCGGGGCAGCTAAAGGCCTGCAACATTTGCATGTCAATGCTGACCCTCCCATCATAAACCGCGATGTGAAATCTGAAAACATTTTGCTTGGAGAAGGTTATCATCCAAAGCTGTCTGACTTTGGCTTGGCAAAGTTAGGTCCAACTGGTGATGATACTCACATTTCGACCAGAGTGATGGGCACACTTGGATATTGTGCGCCTGATTATCTTGAGAGTGGTAAACTGACTGTCCAGTCAGATATTTACAGCTTTGGTGTGGTCATGTTGGAGGTCATCACAGGACAAAAGGTTATTGATGACAGTCGAGCTAAGACTGAGCGAAGTATTGTTGAATGG GCCATGCCCATGATTAACCAAAAGGATTTTGCCAAATTAGCAGACCCGGTGCTTAACGGCCAGTACCACATGAGGTCCTTGTTCCGGGCCCTTATTGTTGCTGCCATGTGTATTGACAGAACAGCCAACCGGAGGCCAGACATTACATTAGTAGTTGATGCTCTTACTCAGATCTCGGAGTCACAGTCCAGAAGAAAGCGGTGGTCATCTCGCCTCCAATCAACAGTGGCTTCCAATGCGTCATCGGCTGAACCGAGAGAGGATCAGGGAGAAAGCAGCTAG
- the LOC102700507 gene encoding elongator complex protein 6 isoform X3, protein MEEYGGGDLLSEAMGPGARVVVVEDRVEAPGAFVLHLLLKRALAGGGGAALLALAQPFSHYDRVLRKMGCNLSLHRKSRLHFFDLQAFPGVAKGDAISDSFVQLYGDIQRVMDANRAGDNADRFTLMIDDVSLLEVAAHGSVDVVLDFLHYCVTLTSEMVKNCSLVFLIHEDIYSSEEGAGLLMHLRYIADLVIRAAPLSTGLATDVHGQVILPLILLHIVQMLY, encoded by the exons ATGGAGGAGTACGGAGGCGGGGACCTCCTGAGCGAGGCGATGGGCCCTGGAGCgcgagtggtggtggtggaggaccGCGTCGAGGCGCCCGGGGCCTtcgtcctccacctcctcctcaagCGCGCactcgccggtggcggcggggctgcgctcctcgccctcgcccagCCTTTCTCCCACTACGACCGCGTTCTCCGCAAGATG GGCTGCAACCTATCCTTGCATAGGAAGAGTAGGCTTCATTTTTTTGACTTGCAGGCCTTCCCAG GTGTAGCAAAGGGAGATGCCATTTCTGACAGTTTTGTTCAACTGTATGGTGACATTCAAAGAGTCATGGATGCAAACAGAGCAGGAGATAATGCAGACCGCTTTACTCTCATGATAGATGATGTTTCACTGCTCGAAGTTGCGGCCCATGGTTCTGTAGACGTTGTATTGGACTTCTTGCATTATTGTGTTACACTTACCTCTGAGATGGTAAAG AATTGCTCGTTGGTCTTCCTTATTCACGAGGATATATATTCAAGCGAGGAGGGTGCGGGGCTCCTTATGCATCTGCGCTACATCGCAGATCTTGTGATCAGAGCTGCACCTTTGAGCACCGGTTTAGCTACTGATGTTCATGGGCAGGTGATTCTTCCCCTTATATTACTCCACATTGTCCAAATGTTGTATTAG
- the LOC102700222 gene encoding EVI5-like protein isoform X2: MDAESRDAYGFAVRPQHLQRFREYAKIYKEEEEERADRWKDFLDRLAESADDIATSISPSNEDALQGNINGGHLDGAENIENSNRSGIECNNEEEDAEKSDKPENLKEVDDINQSQEANGEADNFNDVSAHSGKLKEESSANSIESSSASEELKEASGHLQELLNEDGDSEGFKDSHGASEGLGQARSDNLEKLEELCLDKGLLDELKPIRVESEKRVRASISIIEKMMSSRVVKKSNTANGMCGKDETQLESIEEEEKTADKSCKGDPAEESSDPDKVEQAQDKESGDSTSAALEGAIDKSYFPWREELESLVRGGVPMALRGEMWQAFVGVGARKITGYYNKLLDEGTEELDEKNLEDQVLKEQTSAQKKLPQPEKWKGQIEKDLPRTFPGHPALDEDGRNALRRLLTAYARHNPSVGYCQAMNFFAGLFLLFMPEEHAFWALVGVIDEYFDGYYTEEMIESQVDQLVLEEVVRERFPKLAKHMDFLGVQVAWVTGPWFLSIFINMLPWESVLRVWDVILFEGNRTMLFRTTLALLDLYGPALVTTKDAGDAITLLQSLAGSTFDSSQLVLTACMGFQSVREIGLQDLRKKHRPDIISAMEERSKDRHSWKDKKGLATKLYSFKHDPSSLCPQVNSKEGPDGLQVNGEIQYLDSDSANVETYLTSSALDNELDQGLDLEDQVTWLKVELCKLLEEKRSAELRGEELETALMEMVKQDNRRMLSAKVEKLEAEVSELRKSFADKQEQEQAMLQILIRMEQEQKVAEDARISAERDAADKKYAAHLLQEKYDAAMAALQQMEKRAVMAETMLEATKQYQAGQFKASQSFSPPHAAQQPGKPNQDPNQDAPNRRLGLLSRGLGWLEKSKGKSSSTETSEG; this comes from the exons ATGGACGCCGAGTCCCG GGACGCGTATGGATTCGCGGTTCGGCCGCAGCATTTGCAGCGTTTCCGCGAGTATGCCAAGATTTACAAG gaggaagaagaggagagagcggACAGATGGAAGGACTTCTTGGACAGGTTGGCTGAATCTGCAGATGACATCGCAACTAGCATTTCACCTTCCAATGAGGATGCTCTTCAGGGAAATATCAATGGAGGACACCTTGATGGAGCTGAAAACATAGAGAATAGCAATAGGAGTGGAATAGAATGCAACAATGAAGAAGAGGATGCAGAAAAGAGCGATAAACCGGAAAATTTGAAGGAAGTTGATGACATCAATCAATCCCAAGAAGCAAATGGTGAGGCAGACAATTTTAATGATGTATCTGCCCACTCAGGAAAACTGAAAGAGGAGAGTTCTGCTAACTCCATAGAATCAAGCAGTGCCTCAGAAGAACTGAAGGAGGCCAGTGGGCATTTACAAGAACTATTAAATGAGGACGGGGATTCTGAAGGATTCAAAGATTCTCACGGAGCATCGGAAGGTTTAGGTCAAGCAAGGAGCGATAACTTAGAAAAGTTAGAAGAGCTCTGTTTGGATAAGGGGTTGTTGGATGAACTGAAGCCCATAAGAGTTGAGTCTGAGAAGCGGGTGCGGGCATCAATCAGCATAATTGAGAAAATGATGAGCTCTCGAGTAGTGAAGAAAAGTAATACTGCAAATGGCATGTGTGGCAAGGATGAAACACAGCTTGAGTCAATTGAAGAGGAGGAAAAGACAGCAGATAAGAGTTGTAAAGGGGATCCGGCAGAGGAATCTTCTGATCCAGATAAGGTGGAGCAGGCACAGGACAAGGAATCAGGTGATTCTACAAGTGCTGCTCTGGAGGGAGCCATTGACAAGTCTTATTTTCCTTGGAGGGAGGAGCTCGAGAGCTTGGTTCGTGGAGGTGTGCCAATGGCTCTAAGAGGAGAG ATGTGGCAAGCATTTGTGGGCGTTGGTGCTCGTAAAATTACTGGGTACTACAACAAATTACTAGATGAAGGTACTGAGGAATTGGATGAAAAGAACCTTGAGGATCAAGTATTGAAAGAACAAACAAGTGCACAGAAAAAGCTCCCGCAGCCAGAGAAGTGGAAGGGACAGATAGAGAAG GATTTGCCTCGGACATTTCCAGGACACCCTGCACTAGACGAGGATGGGAGAAATGCATTGAGGCGGTTATTAACAGCATATGCAAGGCACAATCCATCAGTTGGATACTGCCAG GCCATGAACTTTTTTGCTGGCCTATTTTTGTTGTTCATGCCTGAAGAACATGCATTCTG GGCTCTGGTGGGGGTTATTGATGAGTATTTTGATGGTTATTACACTGAGGAAATGATTGAATCTCAG GTTGACCAGCTTGTTCTTGAGGAAGTTGTACGAGAAAGATTCCCAAAACTGG CAAAGCATATGGATTTTCTGGGAGTTCAGGTGGCATGGGTGACTGGACCATGGTTTCTTTCAATTTTCATCAATATGCTTCCATGGGAAAGTG TTCTCCGTGTTTGGGATGTGATCCTTTTCGAAGGAAATCGAACAATGTTGTTCCGGACAACGCTTGCTTTGCTTGACTTATATG GGCCAGCCCTGGTGACTACAAAAGATGCTGGAGATGCAATAACATTATTGCAGTCTCTTGCTGGCTCTACTTTTGATAGCAGTCAACTTGTGCTGACAGCTTGTATGGGTTTTCAGTCAGTCAGGGAAATTGGGCTGCAGGATTTGAGGAAAAAACACAGGCCTGATATTATATCTGCTATGGAGGAAAGATCAAAAGATCGCCATTCTTGGAAAGATAAGAAGGGTTTGGCAACTAAACTTTACAGCTTTAAGCATGACCCATCATCTCTATGCCCACAAGTTAATTCCAAAGAAGGGCCAGATGGTTTGCAAGTGAATGGGGAAATACAATATTTAGATTCTGACTCAGCAAATGTAGAAACCTACCTTACTAGTTCAGCTCTAGATAATGAATTGGACCAGGGCCTTGATCTTGAAGATCAG GTAACGTGGTTAAAAGTTGAGCTGTGCAAACTGCTTGAGGAGAAAAGATCAGCTGAACTCAG AGGCGAGGAGTTGGAAACTGCTTTGATGGAAATGGTCAAACAGGACAACAGACGTATGTTGAGTGCTAAG GTTGAGAAATTGGAGGCAGAAGTATCTGAGTTGCGGAAGTCTTTTGCAGACAAGCAAGAGCAAGAGCAAGCAATGCTCCAG ATTTTGATAAGAATGGAGCAGGAACAGAAAGTGGCAGAAGATGCCCGGATATCAGCTGAGAGAGATGCCGctgataaaaaatatgctgCTCACCTGCTCCAG GAGAAGTATGACGCAGCAATGGCAGCACTTCAGCAAATGGAGAAGAGAGCTGTAATGGCCGAAACTATGTTGGAGGCTACAAAGCAGTACCAGGCAGGGCAATTTAAGGCCAGCCAGTCTTTCAG TCCACCTCATGCTGCTCAGCAGCCTGGGAAACCAAATCAAGATCCTAATCAGGATGCACCTAACAGGAGATTGGGCTTGCTTTCTAGGGGACTTGGTTGGCTAGAGAAGAGCAAG ggaaAGTCTAGTTCCACTGAAACATCTGAAGGCTAA